A part of Dehalogenimonas sp. W genomic DNA contains:
- a CDS encoding IS110 family transposase, with product MESFVGIDISKATIDVAVHENKEHWAFTNDENGIKKLASLMRKVSPSLIVMESTGSYEVAATYELSARGFSVAVVNPRHIRDFARSTGLLAKTDGLDARVIARFAATIKPSPRILPDEDTQKLAAIMARRRQVVAMLTAEKNRLGQANHTVKERIKQHISWLEQELDDINKESGSMIESNTEWKEKSDIMQSVPGVGPNLSLTLLSDMPELGNLNRKEIAALCGLAPFNRDSGQRRGQRSIWGGRSSVRAAIYMAAFSAVRWNPLLREFYQRLLDSGKRRKVALVACMRKLLCILNAMLKNRTVWNAQIIHPLVACH from the coding sequence ATGGAAAGTTTTGTCGGCATCGATATCTCCAAAGCCACCATTGATGTAGCGGTACACGAAAACAAGGAGCACTGGGCCTTTACTAACGACGAAAATGGTATCAAGAAGCTGGCCAGTCTGATGCGTAAAGTATCCCCCAGCCTGATCGTCATGGAGTCCACCGGCAGTTACGAAGTCGCAGCGACTTATGAATTGAGCGCCCGCGGTTTCTCCGTGGCGGTGGTCAATCCCCGCCATATCAGAGACTTTGCCCGCTCTACCGGTCTTCTGGCCAAGACGGACGGCCTGGATGCCAGAGTCATTGCTCGTTTTGCCGCCACCATTAAGCCGTCACCCCGGATTTTGCCGGATGAAGACACTCAGAAGCTGGCGGCGATCATGGCCCGGCGCAGGCAGGTAGTAGCCATGCTGACGGCGGAAAAGAACCGCCTGGGTCAAGCAAACCATACCGTAAAAGAACGGATTAAACAGCATATTAGCTGGCTGGAGCAGGAACTGGATGATATCAACAAAGAGTCGGGGAGCATGATAGAAAGCAACACTGAGTGGAAAGAGAAAAGCGATATCATGCAAAGCGTACCTGGAGTAGGTCCTAACCTGTCTCTGACTTTGCTTTCTGACATGCCTGAACTCGGCAACCTGAACCGTAAAGAGATTGCGGCATTATGTGGTTTGGCGCCATTCAATCGTGACAGCGGTCAAAGGCGAGGCCAACGGTCTATCTGGGGAGGTCGAAGCAGCGTACGCGCTGCTATTTACATGGCTGCTTTTTCAGCTGTTCGCTGGAACCCTTTGCTGAGAGAATTCTATCAACGTCTGTTGGACTCGGGCAAACGGCGCAAGGTAGCTCTGGTGGCTTGTATGCGTAAATTGCTTTGTATATTGAACGCTATGCTGAAAAACAGGACTGTCTGGAACGCCCAAATCATTCATCCGTTGGTTGCTTGTCATTAG
- a CDS encoding nucleotidyl transferase AbiEii/AbiGii toxin family protein has product MYRVARLREEARRELFRETAQRMRVHEAIIEKDFWVCWVLDYIFEKSLWKDKFIFKGGTSLSKAYNAIERFSEDIDLIVDTGLLGISEDDLSESRSRSQQDKFNVDVNKRCAEFLQNTFLPVCLNDLTGLAVTENFDVHIDQNNQQNILIRYPKSFSLDAIKPEIILEIGPLAAWTPNAVREISSYAAQQFPGQFSKSISSIPTVTIERTLWEKATILHQEAHRLDNGRFPRRYSRHYYDLFCLSRLKAKDTALQDLGLLESVVEHKKKYYYAAWADYDAAMPGTFRLLPQDGHLKELQKDYLNMHPMFFGNVPEFEEIINGLRNLETEINQLVPR; this is encoded by the coding sequence ATGTATAGAGTAGCCCGATTACGCGAGGAGGCCAGACGTGAGCTGTTCCGGGAAACAGCTCAGCGCATGCGGGTTCATGAAGCCATAATTGAAAAGGACTTCTGGGTCTGCTGGGTTCTTGACTATATATTTGAAAAAAGCCTGTGGAAGGATAAATTCATATTCAAAGGCGGCACCAGTCTTTCCAAAGCATATAATGCGATTGAACGTTTTTCCGAAGATATTGACTTAATAGTAGACACCGGGCTGCTTGGGATTTCTGAAGATGATTTGTCCGAAAGCAGATCCAGGAGTCAACAGGATAAATTCAATGTTGACGTTAATAAGCGCTGCGCAGAGTTTTTACAAAATACATTTTTACCAGTCTGCCTCAATGATCTTACGGGTTTGGCAGTGACTGAAAACTTTGATGTGCATATTGACCAAAACAATCAACAAAATATACTGATCCGTTATCCCAAATCCTTTTCTCTTGATGCCATAAAGCCGGAGATAATTCTGGAGATTGGCCCTTTGGCGGCATGGACACCGAACGCTGTCAGAGAAATCTCGTCTTATGCGGCACAGCAGTTTCCAGGGCAATTTTCCAAATCAATTTCGTCTATACCGACTGTTACCATTGAACGAACGTTATGGGAAAAAGCCACCATACTACATCAGGAAGCGCACCGCTTGGATAATGGCCGATTTCCCCGGCGTTATTCACGGCATTACTATGATTTATTTTGCCTTAGCCGGCTAAAGGCGAAAGATACTGCTCTTCAGGACCTGGGGTTGCTTGAGAGCGTGGTGGAACATAAAAAGAAATACTATTACGCTGCCTGGGCGGATTATGACGCAGCAATGCCTGGGACATTCAGATTATTACCACAAGACGGGCATTTGAAAGAGCTTCAAAAAGACTACCTGAATATGCACCCGATGTTTTTTGGCAATGTGCCTGAGTTTGAAGAAATTATCAACGGACTCCGCAATCTGGAGACGGAAATCAACCAACTCGTACCCCGTTAG
- a CDS encoding DUF6088 family protein: MNNETAKKIRQRIYGHGRGWVFIAKDFLDIASHENARKILSRLTTAGTIRRLMHGVYDYPRPSTLFDAPAAPDPYAIARAIARAHGWTIMPTGDTAANILGLSTQIPARYQYLSDGPTKHYEWDNGTLTFKHRTNKETTKLSGGTALLVQALKNIGESQIDNAVKNKIMAKLTPGEIKIALREAKYSTAWVYEIIKELDVKRRDVCIE, from the coding sequence ATGAACAACGAAACGGCAAAAAAGATCCGACAAAGAATCTACGGACATGGCAGAGGGTGGGTGTTTATCGCCAAAGACTTTTTGGATATCGCCAGCCATGAAAATGCAAGGAAAATCCTTAGTCGCTTAACAACCGCCGGAACCATCCGCAGACTTATGCACGGTGTTTATGATTATCCGCGGCCGAGTACTCTGTTTGACGCGCCAGCCGCGCCGGATCCATATGCTATTGCCCGGGCAATAGCGCGGGCCCATGGCTGGACAATTATGCCAACCGGTGATACGGCTGCAAATATTCTGGGTCTTTCAACTCAGATTCCTGCCCGATACCAGTATCTGAGTGACGGGCCGACAAAACACTACGAATGGGATAACGGGACCTTGACCTTTAAGCATCGTACCAACAAAGAGACCACTAAATTGTCCGGCGGAACCGCTCTGCTTGTTCAAGCACTCAAAAACATTGGGGAATCACAGATAGATAATGCCGTTAAAAACAAAATCATGGCAAAGCTGACGCCCGGAGAAATTAAAATCGCTCTCAGGGAAGCAAAGTACTCCACAGCCTGGGTCTATGAAATTATTAAAGAACTGGATGTTAAAAGGCGAGACGTATGTATAGAGTAG
- a CDS encoding NYN domain-containing protein, which translates to MNTNTINSDTPTNNYAFIDSQNLNLAIRDQGWTLDFLKYRQYLTKKYGITKAFLFIGFAPENQNMYTNLQKNGYVLVFKPTLKLPDGKVKGNVDAELVLHTMIEFANFDQALIVTGDGDFFCLVDYLHRKNKLLKLMIPNQYKYSSLLRGLMSHIVFMNNLRKILEYK; encoded by the coding sequence ATGAACACCAATACAATAAATTCAGACACACCCACGAATAATTATGCATTCATTGATAGTCAGAATCTGAATCTTGCTATCAGGGATCAGGGTTGGACACTAGATTTCTTGAAATATCGCCAGTACCTGACCAAGAAATATGGTATTACCAAGGCGTTTTTGTTCATTGGCTTTGCTCCCGAAAACCAAAACATGTACACAAACCTTCAGAAAAACGGTTACGTTCTGGTGTTTAAGCCCACACTGAAATTGCCTGATGGAAAAGTTAAAGGTAACGTTGACGCAGAGCTAGTGCTGCATACCATGATAGAATTCGCTAATTTTGACCAGGCTCTCATCGTTACCGGAGATGGTGACTTTTTTTGTCTGGTGGACTATCTACATAGAAAAAATAAGCTTCTGAAGTTGATGATACCAAACCAGTATAAGTACTCATCCCTTTTAAGGGGATTGATGTCCCACATCGTCTTTATGAATAATCTTAGAAAAATTCTGGAGTATAAATAA
- a CDS encoding tubulin/FtsZ family protein, with protein sequence MKLVVVGLGQAGGRIADEFARIAIKVRQDRGLRIVTDILAVNTDTADLSSLVKVKKDQQHRILIGGGQTHGHGVAKISEMGAEIARSEKDNLIGIVKKNDRFYEADAIMLLASGGGGTGSGTLPVVAQAFKESFRDKPVYAMVALPYEHERQTEERAVFNTAMCLKSTHAVTDAIILVDNQRFIRKAQSLANNFQKINELIVAPFYNLLAAGEENKPKYIGSSVLDTGDIKETLVGWSGIGYGTVDVDIIPKFRGENNYLKKNMESQRGLYAMDEALAEMSVAINPVDAGRAALLVSGPAKEISLDMIADLSERLREVAPQAQQRMGDYPRERGVMDVSIIMSELADLAILRQFFQDSKELAVEFKERQKLRAVKADLTEEAARDVPSLLE encoded by the coding sequence ATGAAATTAGTAGTTGTCGGTCTGGGACAGGCCGGAGGCCGGATTGCCGATGAATTCGCTCGTATCGCCATCAAGGTCAGGCAGGACCGGGGTCTGCGGATTGTAACCGATATACTGGCGGTGAATACCGACACGGCGGATCTGTCCTCGCTGGTTAAAGTTAAAAAGGATCAGCAGCACCGGATATTGATCGGGGGCGGGCAGACGCATGGTCACGGCGTGGCCAAGATATCCGAGATGGGCGCCGAGATAGCCAGGAGCGAAAAGGACAACCTGATCGGCATCGTTAAAAAGAACGACCGGTTTTATGAGGCCGATGCCATTATGCTGCTGGCTTCGGGCGGCGGCGGTACCGGTTCCGGGACGCTGCCGGTGGTGGCCCAGGCGTTTAAGGAAAGCTTCCGCGACAAGCCGGTTTATGCCATGGTGGCCCTGCCCTACGAGCATGAGCGGCAGACCGAGGAACGGGCTGTTTTTAACACGGCGATGTGTTTGAAATCCACCCACGCGGTGACTGACGCCATTATTCTGGTGGACAATCAGCGCTTTATCCGCAAGGCCCAGTCACTGGCGAATAATTTCCAGAAGATCAATGAACTCATCGTGGCGCCGTTTTACAACCTGCTGGCCGCCGGCGAGGAGAACAAACCCAAATACATCGGCTCTTCGGTGCTGGACACCGGCGATATCAAGGAAACGCTGGTCGGCTGGTCCGGCATCGGCTACGGGACGGTGGACGTGGATATCATTCCCAAGTTCCGCGGGGAAAACAACTACCTGAAAAAGAACATGGAATCCCAGCGCGGACTGTATGCCATGGATGAGGCGCTGGCGGAGATGTCGGTGGCCATCAATCCGGTGGACGCCGGGCGTGCGGCGCTTTTGGTATCCGGACCGGCCAAGGAAATCAGCCTGGATATGATTGCTGACCTGTCCGAGCGGCTTCGGGAAGTGGCGCCGCAGGCGCAGCAGCGCATGGGCGATTATCCGCGGGAACGCGGCGTCATGGATGTCAGTATTATTATGTCCGAGTTGGCGGACCTGGCTATTCTGCGGCAGTTCTTCCAGGATTCCAAGGAATTGGCGGTGGAGTTCAAGGAGCGCCAGAAGCTCCGGGCGGTGAAGGCCGATCTGACTGAGGAAGCGGCGCGGGATGTGCCGTCGTTGTTGGAATGA
- a CDS encoding NADH-quinone oxidoreductase subunit A, with protein MLTQFGYVGLFLIIAIGFILVTLGIPALLARLTKIVPRNPSPIKQETYECGMETTGRSWVQFNFRYYIYALMLIVMDVLAVFLYPWAASLGDLGVGAFFIAVFFLFMVSVGYFYAWKKGALQWQ; from the coding sequence ATGTTAACTCAATTCGGCTATGTCGGGCTTTTTCTAATTATTGCGATCGGCTTCATTTTAGTGACGCTGGGTATTCCGGCGCTGCTGGCCCGGCTGACCAAAATCGTGCCGCGCAATCCCAGCCCGATCAAACAGGAAACCTATGAGTGCGGTATGGAAACGACCGGCCGCTCCTGGGTGCAGTTCAACTTCCGATATTATATTTACGCGTTGATGCTTATCGTCATGGATGTGCTGGCGGTGTTCCTCTACCCGTGGGCAGCCAGTCTGGGCGACCTGGGGGTGGGGGCTTTCTTCATCGCCGTATTCTTCCTGTTTATGGTCAGCGTGGGTTATTTTTACGCCTGGAAGAAAGGGGCGCTCCAATGGCAATAG
- a CDS encoding NADH-quinone oxidoreductase subunit B family protein yields MAIEQPFNYAYSDLELDAREGEWVESFFRDNQTPIADPAAWLSEDALPPNVLLTSVDKVVNWSRRYSMWPVTFGLACCAIEMMTMAASRFDLARFGMEIFRASPRQADLMIIAGTLTWKMAPWLRRIYDQMPDPKWVLAMGSCGVTGGLFKDSYSVVPGFNKVVPVDVYVQGCPPRPEALLQAILDIHAKVDKMSPTRKAVQP; encoded by the coding sequence ATGGCAATAGAGCAGCCGTTTAACTACGCTTATTCCGACCTGGAGCTGGATGCCCGCGAGGGCGAGTGGGTGGAAAGCTTCTTTCGGGATAATCAGACGCCGATTGCCGACCCGGCTGCGTGGCTGAGCGAAGATGCGTTGCCGCCGAATGTGCTGCTGACCAGCGTGGACAAGGTGGTCAACTGGTCCCGGCGCTACTCCATGTGGCCGGTGACCTTCGGGCTGGCCTGCTGCGCCATTGAGATGATGACCATGGCGGCTTCCCGGTTTGACCTGGCGCGCTTCGGGATGGAGATCTTCCGGGCCTCGCCGCGGCAGGCGGACCTGATGATCATTGCCGGAACGCTGACCTGGAAAATGGCGCCGTGGCTGCGGCGGATTTACGACCAGATGCCCGACCCCAAGTGGGTGCTGGCGATGGGTTCCTGCGGCGTTACCGGCGGACTGTTTAAGGATTCTTATTCCGTGGTGCCGGGATTCAATAAGGTGGTGCCGGTGGATGTGTACGTCCAGGGCTGTCCGCCCCGGCCGGAAGCGCTGCTCCAGGCTATTCTGGATATCCACGCCAAGGTGGATAAAATGAGCCCGACCCGCAAGGCGGTGCAGCCCTGA
- a CDS encoding NADH-quinone oxidoreductase subunit C → MPEQDLAHIAARLNKEFGEGTAAADDLRLIICAERLSQAATLLRDAPEYGFDYLNSLTAADHKTHFSVVYHLTALEAGRRLSFKVDLDDRENPLLPSVISVWRGADLQEREVFDMFGITFSGHPNLKRLFMWEGFPGYPLRKDWVNRDV, encoded by the coding sequence ATGCCGGAGCAGGATTTAGCCCATATTGCCGCCCGGCTGAATAAAGAGTTCGGCGAAGGCACTGCGGCGGCCGATGACCTCCGGCTGATAATTTGTGCTGAGCGGTTAAGCCAGGCGGCGACGCTGCTCCGGGACGCGCCGGAGTACGGCTTTGATTATTTGAATTCACTGACCGCGGCGGATCACAAGACCCATTTTTCCGTGGTCTATCACCTGACCGCGCTGGAAGCCGGCCGGCGGCTGAGCTTCAAGGTGGACCTGGACGACCGGGAGAATCCGCTGCTGCCTTCGGTCATCAGTGTCTGGCGCGGCGCCGACCTCCAGGAACGCGAAGTATTTGATATGTTCGGCATCACCTTCAGCGGTCACCCCAATCTCAAGCGGTTGTTCATGTGGGAAGGCTTCCCGGGCTATCCGCTGCGAAAGGACTGGGTGAACCGTGACGTTTAA
- a CDS encoding NADH-quinone oxidoreductase subunit D, whose protein sequence is MTFKTEHYVINIGPQHPSTHGVFRLRLTLDGEVIVDVEPIFGYLHRGMEKLAEGRNYTKNIPLTDRLDYLASMINNQGYCMAVEDLLKIEVPERAQYIRVIMAELQRIGAHLAGIGFFLNDIGAFMTPLLYMFREREKIVELFDMVCGQRLNYNYMRFGGVAMDLPDEFLPALKKLLNELPGFINEYDQLITTNEIVLVRSKGVGILPREMAVNTSAAGPVLRGSGVKWDLRKNRPYSIYDRFEFDIPVGEHGDTYDRYLVRMEEMRQSVRILKQAAAQIPEGEYMGKVSKLIRPPAGETYTAVEGAKGELGFYIIADGSENPYRWHVRAPSLINLTALREMLIGWKVADLMAIFGSIDIVMGEVDR, encoded by the coding sequence GTGACGTTTAAGACCGAGCATTATGTCATCAATATCGGCCCGCAGCACCCCAGTACCCACGGCGTTTTCCGCCTGCGGCTGACGCTGGACGGCGAGGTCATTGTGGATGTGGAGCCGATCTTCGGCTACCTGCACCGGGGGATGGAGAAACTGGCCGAAGGCCGGAATTACACCAAGAACATCCCGCTGACCGACCGGCTGGATTACCTGGCATCCATGATCAATAACCAGGGCTACTGCATGGCGGTGGAAGACCTGCTCAAGATTGAAGTGCCGGAGCGGGCGCAGTATATCCGGGTCATCATGGCCGAGTTGCAGCGCATCGGGGCGCACCTGGCCGGCATCGGCTTTTTCCTCAACGACATCGGTGCTTTCATGACGCCGCTGCTGTATATGTTCCGCGAACGGGAAAAAATCGTAGAGCTGTTTGATATGGTCTGCGGCCAGCGGTTGAATTATAACTACATGCGCTTCGGCGGTGTGGCCATGGACCTGCCCGATGAATTTTTACCGGCGCTGAAAAAGCTGCTGAACGAATTACCCGGCTTTATAAATGAATACGATCAACTGATCACCACCAATGAGATTGTACTGGTGCGCTCCAAGGGCGTGGGCATCCTGCCGCGGGAGATGGCCGTCAATACTTCCGCCGCCGGGCCGGTGCTGCGGGGCAGCGGGGTAAAGTGGGACCTGCGCAAGAACCGGCCCTACTCTATTTACGACCGCTTTGAATTTGATATTCCGGTGGGCGAACACGGCGATACCTATGACCGCTACCTGGTGCGCATGGAAGAGATGCGCCAGAGCGTGCGGATTTTGAAACAGGCGGCGGCGCAAATACCCGAAGGCGAGTATATGGGCAAGGTGTCCAAGCTGATCCGGCCGCCGGCCGGGGAGACCTATACCGCGGTGGAAGGCGCCAAGGGGGAGCTGGGCTTCTATATCATTGCCGACGGCTCCGAAAACCCGTACCGCTGGCATGTGCGCGCCCCCAGCCTGATCAACCTGACGGCGCTGCGGGAGATGCTGATCGGCTGGAAGGTGGCTGACCTGATGGCTATCTTCGGCAGTATTGATATCGTGATGGGCGAGGTGGACCGGTAA
- the nuoH gene encoding NADH-quinone oxidoreductase subunit NuoH gives MDWGHFLIFTVILFGFVISGVLFFIWYERRGLGRFQLRPGPNRAGPFGLLQPIADAVKVLLKEDLVPALADKPVHFLAPLVAFVPAMAVFAVIPFGDGALLADLNIGILYIMAVSSMIVIGIFMAGWSSSNKYSLLGAMRTIAQEVSYEIPLVLSILGAVMLAGSLSLNDIVKAQDVPFILLQPLGFLIYMTAAMAEINRTPFDLLEADSEIIAGFQTEYSGMKFGLFYLTEYAETLSVSAIASTLFLGGWAGPAFLPGFAWLILKIIAVFSLILWVRATFPRLRIDQVMAFCWKFLLPLALLNLLLTAVLVLTGLNDQLWLAIPLNLALAVVLIIGLSRQYKTGGGHAVN, from the coding sequence ATGGACTGGGGACACTTCCTGATCTTTACGGTGATACTCTTCGGCTTTGTTATTTCCGGCGTGCTGTTCTTTATCTGGTACGAACGCCGCGGCCTGGGGCGCTTTCAGCTCCGGCCGGGCCCGAACCGGGCCGGACCCTTCGGGCTGCTGCAGCCCATTGCCGATGCGGTCAAGGTGCTGCTGAAGGAAGACCTGGTGCCGGCGCTGGCCGACAAGCCGGTGCATTTCCTGGCGCCGCTGGTGGCCTTTGTGCCGGCGATGGCCGTATTTGCGGTGATTCCCTTCGGCGACGGGGCGCTGCTGGCCGACCTGAATATCGGTATTCTGTATATCATGGCGGTCAGTTCCATGATCGTCATCGGCATCTTCATGGCCGGCTGGAGCTCCTCCAACAAGTATTCCCTGCTGGGCGCGATGCGCACCATTGCCCAGGAAGTCAGCTATGAGATACCGCTGGTGCTGTCCATTCTGGGGGCGGTGATGCTGGCGGGGTCGCTGTCGCTTAACGACATCGTCAAGGCCCAGGACGTGCCGTTCATTTTATTACAACCGCTGGGTTTCCTGATTTATATGACTGCCGCCATGGCCGAGATCAACCGGACGCCGTTTGACCTGCTGGAAGCGGATTCTGAGATTATTGCCGGTTTCCAGACGGAATACTCCGGCATGAAATTCGGACTGTTCTATCTGACTGAGTACGCGGAGACGCTGTCGGTATCGGCCATCGCCAGTACGCTGTTCCTGGGCGGCTGGGCCGGCCCGGCTTTCCTGCCCGGCTTTGCCTGGCTGATTTTGAAGATTATCGCGGTGTTCAGCTTGATCCTGTGGGTGCGCGCCACTTTCCCGCGGCTGCGGATTGACCAGGTGATGGCCTTCTGCTGGAAGTTCCTGCTGCCGCTGGCGCTCCTGAACCTGCTGCTGACCGCAGTGCTGGTGCTGACCGGGCTGAACGACCAGTTATGGCTGGCTATCCCGCTGAACCTGGCGCTGGCGGTGGTGCTGATTATCGGCCTGAGCCGGCAATACAAAACCGGAGGCGGCCATGCCGTCAATTAA